In Vigna angularis cultivar LongXiaoDou No.4 chromosome 8, ASM1680809v1, whole genome shotgun sequence, one DNA window encodes the following:
- the LOC108343948 gene encoding uncharacterized protein LOC108343948, with protein MGYIQDARENHVKKKVEEALRSKMKQKALKECDRYTAKYAECASGKTLSVVWRCRQQAKELNDCLHQFTNDSVLEEMKKEYMLKQAEGSSRIQTA; from the exons ATGGGTTACATTCAAGACGCACGCGAAAATCACGTTAAGAAGAAAGTGGAAGAAG CTTTGCGCAGCAAAATGAAGCAGAAGGCACTGAAGGAGTGTGATCGTTACACGGCAAAGTATGCTGAATGCGCTTCCGGGAAAACACTGTCAGTTGTGTGGCGTTGTCGCCAACAAGCTAAAGAGTTGAATGATTGCCTTCATCAATT CACCAATGATTCTGTTTTGGAGGAAATGAAGAAAGAATACATGTTAAAACAAGCAGAGGGCTCTAGTAGAATCCAGACCGCTTGA